The region CCGACACTGCCGCTGCCCTGGCCGCCATTAAACTCATCCAACGGGAACCGGAACGCGTTGCCCAACTCCAGCACAACGTTGATTACCTAGCCAAGGGATTAGAAGGTTTAGCAACATCAAACTTTCGGCGATCGCCAAACAATGCCCCCATCCTCTGGGTAGGGGCCGCCAACCCAGCCAACGCTCTCGAAATGGCTAAGTATTTGCGAGAACAGGGAATTTTTGCTCCGGCCATTCGTCCCCCCACCGTTCCCCACAGCCGACTACGTTTTTCGGCCATGGCCACCCACAACCTAGGGCACATTGACCAATTATTGGAAGCGCTGGATCGCTATTACCTCCATCAGAATTCCCCTTGACGGTGAACCTTTGTCAGCCGACCCACTTACTCCTTGAATATCACTTCCCTGCCGTGGGAGAGTGAAGTCAGTCAAGGTTTTGGTTAAACTTAAAATAAAACCAGAAATATCTTTTAATTTTTTACAGTAAGAGTAAGCATTATCAATGGGCGACACTATTACCCTCCTTTCCCGCCGAGAAATAGAAAAAATGCGGCAGGCGGGCCAACTATCGGCGGCCCTACTTGATCACCTAGCGCCAATGGTGCAACCGGGCATAACCACCCTAGATCTCAACGACGAAGCGGAAAAATGGACAAAAGCTCACGGAGCCATCAGCGCCCCCCTTGGTTATAACGGTTTCCCCAAATCTATTTGCACCAGCATCAACGAGGTTATCTGCCATGGCATCCCCCACCGCAAACGGGTCTTGCAGGAAGGAGACATCATCAACGTTGACGTTACGCCAATCCTGGACGGCTATCATGGCGACTGTTCCCGCACCTTTTTTGTCGGTACCCCCAGCCCAGTGGCAGAAAAACTGGTCAAAGTGACCGAAGAATGTCTACACCTAGGCATTGAAGCAGTTAAACCAGGCGGCAAAATTGGTGATATTGGAGCTGCTATCCAAAAGCATGCCGAAGCCCAGGGGTTTTCAGTGGTTCGAGATTTTGTCGGCCACGGCATTAGCAAAATTTTCCACACCGCCCCCCAAATTCCCCATTACGGCAAAGCGGGCAAAGGTAAACGGTTACGCCCAGGCATGGTATTCACTATCGAACCCATGATCAATGAAGGCACCTGGGAAGCGGTGTTACTAGATGATGGTTGGACTGCCATTACCAAAGACGGTAAGCTTTCCGCCCAGTTTGAGCACACCATTGCCGTCACTGAAGATGGAGTGGAAATTTTGACCCTAGGGGAGTAGATTCAGTGAAAAATTGGCAAATTGAACTTTTATACGACGGTGAATGCCCCCTTTGCCTCCGAGAGGTTAATTTCCTGCGTAATAAAGACCGGGGCCGGGGTTTGGTTAATTTTGTGGACATCGCCCAGGCGGATTACAATCCCCAAGACCATGGCGGCATCAGCTTTGAGGATGCCATGGCCCGCATTCATGCGGTGAAGGCCGACGGAACAGTAATCAAAAATGTGGCCGTTTTTCGAGAAGTGTACAAAGTGCTAGGTATTGATTGGCTGTATGCTCCCACCCGCTGGCCCATCATTGGTCCCTTGGTGGACAGAATTTACGACTTTTGGGCCGATCGCCGTTTGAGCTGGACAGGACGGCCGAGCTTGGCGGAAATTTTAGCCCAGAGGGAAAAGGGCATGTGTGCAAATGGTGGCTGTGCATTGCCCGTTGCCGGTGGTTCCGAAGTTGTCCACTAAGAATTTCCTTCACTTGAGCTAAATTTTGGAAAGATGTCCATACACTCTCACTATGCTCAATGTGGCCATAAAAATGTTGTCAAAAGTGGAAAGTGACGGTGTATTGCACCGATAACTGGAGGCCCTATCAACAACTACTGGATCACAATTTTTTAGAGAGATTTTTGGGAAAATCTATCGCTCTGAACTTTGCGAGCATAATCTTAGCCATAGCCATTTTCATGTAAAAAAGCTAGGTCGATATCTTTCGCCTGACCCATTACCTGGCCTCTGGACAAAAATCGGGCCGCATATTTACCCAAAATATCCCCCTCCAAATTGACCCAGTCCCCCGGTTGCAGTAACTGTAAATTGGTTTCGCTATAGGTGTGGGGAATAACGGCCACGTTAAACCAGTCTTCGCCACAGTCCGCCACTGTTAAACTGATGCCATTGACGGCAATACTGCCCTTAGGAACGAGGTAGGGAGCTAAATATTGTTGCCATTGCCCCTGTAAACTGCCCACTGCCCCAAAGCTGAGCAGCCAAGCATTATCGGTTTGTTCATTGCTCAATAATTGCCCCACTCCGTCCACATGGCCAGAGACAAAATGTCCCCCCACTTTTCCCCCTACCCGGAGGGAAGTTTCAATGTTGACCGCTGTGCGTCTTTCCTTGGCTCTGCCTAGGGTAGTACGTTGCAAGGTTTCCGGAGAAACGTCCGCTAAAAATCCCTGGTGGGCGATCGCCTCTACGGTGAGGCAAACTCCATCCACTGCAATGCTGTCCCCCAGGGAAATATCTCCTAAAACCCGTTGAGCGTCGGCAGGGGCCAGGGTAATTTCCAGGCGATCGGCCCGCTGGGCAGAAAGATAACCGAGGGATTGGATAATACCAGTGAACACAATGGCAATAATTTAGGGGAACAACCACCATTGTCCCAGGTTGAGCTAGATTGCGGCACAATTAGCCAAAACCCTTGGGTGCCATGGGCTTGGGATGGATATTGTTCTCCTCTCCGACCCCAGTAAATGGTCAATGCGCCTACAATGGTTACTGTTCTTGCCCGTTGAAGAGATAATATGGCTGATAATCCGGAAAAAGACGCATTCCTCTATCCCAAGAGTAAATATTATGGGGATTTCAAGCCGGAAAAATTGGTTTTTAATGCAAATTTACAGGAATTTGCTCAAAAGGTAAGCGTCATATGTAATCTAGAGACCGCAGGTAAAATCGAAACCATGGAAGCCTATGAGAGAATCAAGCGACTTTGGAAAAGTTTGAAGGAGAGCAAAAAAGAGTTGGGGATTGGGCAAGATCCTTTCAAGCCCGACGAACCGCCTCACAGTTAGTTTTTGGCCTCTGGGGATTCCCCGATTAAATAACCCAGCTTTATCTCTGTGTTTGATTCGCCGTGTTTAATTTTTTGACCACTTCCCCTGCCTCGCCCAAAATATCCCTCAATATTTGGGTTCTGGTCAGTTTGCTGATCGCCGCTTGGATTGCGGTGCCAGTGATTTTCGTTTTCCTGGGCATTTTTTCCTGGCAGGGAGAAATTTTTACTCATCTCTGGGAAACGGTCCTGGGGGAATATATTCGTAATTCCCTGGCTCTGATGGTGGGGGTAGGGACAGGGGTTTTTGTTTTGGGAGTAGGAACAGCCTGGCTAGTTACTATGTGTCGTTTTCCCGGTGGCCGCTGGCTGGAATGGTCTTTGCTATTGCCTTTGTCTGCCCCGGCTTATTTGTTGGCCTACGGCTATAGCAATCTCTTGGACTATTACGGCCCTGTGCAGACCCTAATGCGGGCCATTTTCGGTTGGGATTCGGCCCTTGATTATTGGTTTCCCAATATCCGTTCCCTCTGGGGGGCGATCGCCATTTTGGCCTTGGTGTCCTATCCCTATGTTTATCTTTTGGCCCGCCTTGCCTTTTTGGAACAGGGAATTTGTACCCTAGAAGCTAGTCGTTCCTTGGGTTGTAATCCCTGGCAAAGTTTTATTCGAGTTGCTTTGCCCCTGGCTCGACCGGCGATCGCCGCTGGTTTAGCTTTGGTGATGATGGAAACTTTGAATGATTTCGGCACAGTGCAATATTTTGGCGTTAATACCTTCACCACGGGCATTTATTCCACTTGGTTTGGCTTTGGCGAAAGACAAGGGGCCACCCAACTGGCCGCCTTTTTAATGATTTTTGTCTTCCTGTTGGTGGTTCTGGAGCGTTGCTCCCGCCGCCAGGCCAAGTTCTATCAATCCAGTAGTCCCAAACAAAATTTACCCCGTTACCAACTCCGGGGCTTAAGGGCGATCGGAGCCTTAGCTTTCTGTCTTTTTCCTTTCCTCCTAGGCTTTTTGGTGCCCGCCAGTTATCTTCTATACCTCGCCGTTTCCTATGCCCAGGAAGTTAATAACAATAACTTTTTCCAGTTAGCTTCCCACAGCTTAATTCTCTCGTTCCTCACCGCGGCGATCGCCTTAGTAATTGGTTTAATTCTCGTCTATGGCCAACGGTTGAGCCGTCAACCCCTGACCTCCTTTGCCGTTAAGGTCACTTCCATGGGATATGCCATTCCCGGTTCCGTCATTGCAGTGGGGGTGCTGATTCCGGCGGGTAACTTTGACAATTGGCTAGCGGGCTGGTGGGAAAGGATTTGGGGCGTAAACATTGGTCTCCTCCTGAGTGGCACCATTGCAGTTTTAGTCTATGCCTACCTTGTGCGCTTTCTGGCGGTGGCCATAGGTTCCCTGGAAGGTAGTTTGGGCAAAATCAAACCAACTTTGGATGATGCGGCCCGTAGTTTGGGTAAAACCCCTAGCCAAATTCTCTGGCAAGTACACACCCCCCTCATGACCGGCGGCTTGCTCACCGCAGTGATGTTGGTATTTGTGGACGTAATGAAGGAATTGCCCGCTACTTTGGTAATTCGCCCTTTTAACTTTGATACCCTCGCGATCCGGGTTTACCAATATGCCTCCGATGAAAGGCTCATTGAAGCCGCCGCTCCTGCCCTAACCATTATTCTGGCGGGGATGTTGCCGGTGATTTTCCTCAGTGTGCAAATTGCCCGTTCCCGCCCCAACGAGGGACAAATTTGACGGATAATTTGTCTCAATTCCTTTTAATTTCAACTTTTTGGCTATGAAATTATTATTTGTTTGTTTGGGAAATATTTGCCGATCGCCAGCGGCGGAAAATATCATGAACGCCCAGATTGACCAAGCAGGCTTAGGGGCAAAAATTGTTTGTGATTCTGCGGGCACGTCCAGCTACCATGTGGGGGACTCACCCGATCTTCGCATGACAGAAAGTTTAAAAAAACGAGGTTATCGGGTACAGGGGAGAGCTAGACAGTTTTTTCCAGAAGATTTTGCCGAATTTGACTTGATTTTAGCCATGGATCGGGATAATTATCGTAATATTCTGGCCCAAGACCGTCAGGGGAAATATCAAAATAAGGTAAAAATGATCTGTGACTATGCCGAAAACTTTGCTGACCGGGAAGTTCCCGACCCCTATTACGGCGGGCAAGCCGGTTTTGAGCATGTGATTGATTTGCTAGAAGATGCCTGTGATAATTTGCTCACCAGCTTGGATAAGGAGTTGGTCAATTAACTCCCATCCCATAGCTCATTCGGTTACAGGGTTTCCCTTGGTTGGTCTGGGAGAATTGGAGGCCCATTCAGGTATGGCGAACTCGTTCTGGCATTGCTCCCATGGGGGTAAAATTAGCAAGCTTTTCCCAATTTTTCATTAATGGCATGAGTTCTCCCTCTCCCACACACCGCGAGGTCATTGGCATTGACATTGGTGGTTCCTCCATTAAGTTTGGCCGTTTCCTGAGCAATGGAGATTGCACCGAGTCCTTGGTTTTGCCCACTCCCCAACCGGCTTTGCCCAAGGCAGTCTATGCCCAGTTAGCCCATGGCATTGACCTATTGAAAAATTCAGCTTGTGTGGCGATCGGTGTTGGCATGCCGGGACCGGCGGATGCGGCAGGACGGGTGGCCCAGTTAGCGATTAATTTACCCCAGTGGCACGACATTCCCTTGGCGGATTGGTTGGAAAACCATGGACAGTTACCGACAGTGTTGGAGAATGATGCCAATTGTGCTGGTTTGGGGGAAGCTTGGCTGGGAGCGGGAAGGAATTACCGCAATTTTATTTTGCTTACCCTGGGCACAGGGGTGGGGGGAGCGGTGTTTTTGAATGGCAAATTGTTTACGGGCCCCCAAGGAGCAGGGGGAGAATTGGGACTAATTTCCATTGAAACAGAGGGCTATCCTTGTAACAGTGGTAATCGAGGTTCTTTAGAGCAACATGCTTCGGCCCAAACCCTACGGCGGGAAATGAATCTGACGGGCCTAGAGTTGGCCCAATTGGCCGCCAAGGGAGATGCGGAGGCGATCGCCTATTGGGAGAAGTTTGGCCAACGGTTGGGCATGGGGATTGCGAACCTGGTCTATGTCCTAACCCCGGAGGCGGTAATTATTGGCGGGGGTCTGAGCGCTAGCTCCAGTTACTTTTTTCCCTCCATGACATCGGAAATTGAGGAAAGGGTGCTTTTCCCTTCCCGCCGGGGCTTAAAAATTTTGGTGGCCCAACTGGGGAACAGGGCTGGCATGATCGGTGCGG is a window of Synechocystis sp. PCC 7338 DNA encoding:
- the map gene encoding type I methionyl aminopeptidase codes for the protein MGDTITLLSRREIEKMRQAGQLSAALLDHLAPMVQPGITTLDLNDEAEKWTKAHGAISAPLGYNGFPKSICTSINEVICHGIPHRKRVLQEGDIINVDVTPILDGYHGDCSRTFFVGTPSPVAEKLVKVTEECLHLGIEAVKPGGKIGDIGAAIQKHAEAQGFSVVRDFVGHGISKIFHTAPQIPHYGKAGKGKRLRPGMVFTIEPMINEGTWEAVLLDDGWTAITKDGKLSAQFEHTIAVTEDGVEILTLGE
- a CDS encoding thiol-disulfide oxidoreductase DCC family protein, with the protein product MKNWQIELLYDGECPLCLREVNFLRNKDRGRGLVNFVDIAQADYNPQDHGGISFEDAMARIHAVKADGTVIKNVAVFREVYKVLGIDWLYAPTRWPIIGPLVDRIYDFWADRRLSWTGRPSLAEILAQREKGMCANGGCALPVAGGSEVVH
- the ribE gene encoding riboflavin synthase gives rise to the protein MFTGIIQSLGYLSAQRADRLEITLAPADAQRVLGDISLGDSIAVDGVCLTVEAIAHQGFLADVSPETLQRTTLGRAKERRTAVNIETSLRVGGKVGGHFVSGHVDGVGQLLSNEQTDNAWLLSFGAVGSLQGQWQQYLAPYLVPKGSIAVNGISLTVADCGEDWFNVAVIPHTYSETNLQLLQPGDWVNLEGDILGKYAARFLSRGQVMGQAKDIDLAFLHENGYG
- a CDS encoding low molecular weight protein-tyrosine-phosphatase, whose protein sequence is MKLLFVCLGNICRSPAAENIMNAQIDQAGLGAKIVCDSAGTSSYHVGDSPDLRMTESLKKRGYRVQGRARQFFPEDFAEFDLILAMDRDNYRNILAQDRQGKYQNKVKMICDYAENFADREVPDPYYGGQAGFEHVIDLLEDACDNLLTSLDKELVN
- a CDS encoding ROK family protein; this translates as MSSPSPTHREVIGIDIGGSSIKFGRFLSNGDCTESLVLPTPQPALPKAVYAQLAHGIDLLKNSACVAIGVGMPGPADAAGRVAQLAINLPQWHDIPLADWLENHGQLPTVLENDANCAGLGEAWLGAGRNYRNFILLTLGTGVGGAVFLNGKLFTGPQGAGGELGLISIETEGYPCNSGNRGSLEQHASAQTLRREMNLTGLELAQLAAKGDAEAIAYWEKFGQRLGMGIANLVYVLTPEAVIIGGGLSASSSYFFPSMTSEIEERVLFPSRRGLKILVAQLGNRAGMIGAARLAWQKLVYRTDGP